The Streptomyces sp. 135 sequence CGGCGGCGTCCTCGTTGGAGCGGTAGCAGAAGGCGACGTCGTACCCGTCCTGGGCCAGGCGCAGCACGATCGCCTTGCCGATGCCCCGGGACCCGCCGCTGACCAGCGCGATCACGCGTTCTCCCCCATCAGTCGCAGTACGGCACAGGCCACGGCACCGTCCTGGTCGACCGCGGACACCAGGGCGATTCGCCCCTGGGCGTCGTGGTCGGACCCGGCGATGGCGAGCACCGCCCCGATCTGGAGGGACGCCGACGCGGCGCCGGTGTCACCGAGCAGCTCCATGGACGGCACGCGGGACAGCGCGGCGGCCGGCAGCAGCGCGGCCAGCGCCTCGTGCTCGGCCCGTCCGGCGGCGGAGGGCGCCGCGCACGGAACGGCGGCCCACACCTCGTCGGCGCCGACTCCGGCGCGGTCCAGGGCGCGGCGGGCGCACGCGGTGACGGCCGCGTACGGGTCGTCGTCGATGTCGACGCGGGTCTCGACGCTCAGCACCGCGGCCAGCGGCGGGCGCTCGGCGGTGCCCGCGTGCTCGACGAGGAGGAGGCCGCAGCCCTCGCCGAGCAGCGGCGCGGGCTCGCCCGGCGCGGCGGTGTGCTCGTACCAGGCGTGGGCGGCGGAGAACTCCTCGGCGGAGCCCACCAGGTACTTCGTCGCGCGGCCCTGGCTCATCAGGCGCCGCGCGTAG is a genomic window containing:
- a CDS encoding beta-ketoacyl synthase N-terminal-like domain-containing protein, with the protein product MSTAAATPAAPLPPQTPVITGWSAVSPYGLGREEFAAGLRGGAKTAVRADPELGPLPSPDACMVPGFDIQGLLGKKGTAKMDRLTALALVASDGLLLDGEGNRTVRTDDSTGVVLGITMGSLENVTNFLRQSYTQARPFHVDAGRIPFGSLNHAAGATAIRHGLKGPNTTVAGGRASGLLALNYARRLMSQGRATKYLVGSAEEFSAAHAWYEHTAAPGEPAPLLGEGCGLLLVEHAGTAERPPLAAVLSVETRVDIDDDPYAAVTACARRALDRAGVGADEVWAAVPCAAPSAAGRAEHEALAALLPAAALSRVPSMELLGDTGAASASLQIGAVLAIAGSDHDAQGRIALVSAVDQDGAVACAVLRLMGENA